The genomic interval TGCCTCTATTTATGATACGGTTCCCCCCTATTAATCCGAAAAGCCCGATAAACCTGCTCCACCAAAATCAATCTCATCAACTGATGAGGAAACGTCATCTTGCTAAACGAAAGCTTTTCATCCGCCCTTTTCAGTACTTCGTCACTCAATCCTAGTGATCCTCCGATAATAAAAGTAACCTTACTCTTCCCATATGTACCCAACTTATCAATGGTATCAGCTAACTCCTCTGAGGACTTTTGCTTGCCCTCAATAGCTAGGGCGATAACATGTGCATCAACTGAGACTTTGGCAAGGATTCGTTCGCCTTCTTTTTTCTTTACTTGCAGCATCTCTGCTTCACTTAAGACTTCTGGTGCTTTTTCGTCTGGAACTTCAATAATTTCTATTTTAGAATAGCTTGAAAGCCTTTTTGTATATTCTTCGATTCCAAGCTTTAAGTATTTTTCTTTTAATTTTCCTACTGTAACAATTGAGATATTCACATGATTTCCTCACTTTACAAACAAGATATCCACATAAGTTATCCACATATCCACATTTTTGCTCCACATATAGTATGGAATCACTTGTTCGCCACCATATATATGGCACTATTTTTACAATATTCACAGGTTGTTGATAACTTTTCTTCGTCTGAAATTTGTTCCAAAATCGGAAATGTTTCATACTCATTAACGATGGAATCTATTGCTATATCAACGTGTTCAGCACAACTATAAATCATTCTTCCTTCTCCTTTTAGCAATTGCTTTTTTCATTTTTCAAAAAATAATTGTGGATAATATTTTTTCTATACTTTTTAAATAGTTATCCACACTCCATCTTAACATTCTGTCCAAAAACTGCAACCACTCTAACAAAATTCATTTACTTTTTCCAATAAGATCTTATCCACAAACCAGTTCGTTATTTTTTGAAAAAAACTTTTCCTCTTTATGAAAAAAATGAATTTAAAAAAAGTAGAGTAGAACCCCAAAAAAGTTCTGCTCTACTTTCCTTCCTTACATTTGATCTTCCGATAAAGTAAGCTCTGCTGTTTCTAGCTTTCCATTGCGATAATATTTTACTTTCATGGAATCTCCAATTTTCTTTTCATTATATAAATGCTTTCTTAAATCAATTAAGTCCACTATTTCTTTGCCATCTAGTTCAACAATAACATCTAGCTCTTTTAATCCTGCTTTTTGAGCTGGTGAATTTGGCGAAACATCTTTAATTGCTACACCTTTAGTGATATCCTCCGGTAGCTTTAATGCTTCCTGCTGATAGTACCCAGGAATATCGCTAACTGACTGTAACTCAACTCCCATATATGGTCTCTGTACTTCACCGTGTTTTTCTAAATCCTCAATGATTGGAATGGCCGAATTAATTGGAATGGCAAGACCAATCCCTTCTACAGCAGATTCAGCAATCTTCATACTGTTGATGCCGATAAGCTGACCTTCAATATTAACTAGGGCTCCCCCACTATTCCCAGGGTTAATAGCGGCATCTGTTTGAATAACCTCTGATTGCCAATCAGGAGTACCATCCTCATTAATATCCACTGGAATCGTTCTAGCCAATCCTGAAACAATTCCTTGTGTGACAGATCCGGAGAATGTTAGCCCTAATGGATTCCCAATCGCAATGACAGGCTCACCCGCTTTTAACGTGTCTGAATTTCCAAATTCGGCTACCTTTGTAATTTCACTAGAATCTACTTCAACAACTGCCAAATCCGTCCAAATATCAGCACCAATTAACTCGGCACTAATTTTCTTTCCATTTGATAAAGTGACCTCAAGCTCCGTTGCGCCTTGCACAACATGATTATTTGTGACAATATATGCTTTTCCGCCACTTTTTTTATAAATAACACCTGATCCTGTTCCCGCTTCTTCTGCCGTCGTTTCATCTGCCCAGAAATTAGAGGACTGCAAATTGGTAATTCCGACAACCGAATCGGCTGCTTTATCAACAGCCTTTGTCACATCCGTTTCCACATTCAAAGAGACATTCTGTGTTTTTATCCCTTCTGAATTACTTACAATGCTTCCATTCTCCTCTTTACTCGGAAGAATTGCTAAATCAGTTAAGCGTGGACTAAGTAATAACACAAGTACTGCACCTATAATAGCACCGATAAATCCAGAGAAGAAATAGCCCTTTCGCGACCTTTTCTTTGACCCATCTCCCCGAGTCCCATAATCATATTCCACAAGCTTCAATCCTTTCTAAGACATTTATCTAAATACTTCCTAACATACCCCTTATTATTTTTCCTTTTTTTAAAAAAAACAAACGAAATACTTAAAGAAGTTTTCTCTATATGATTCCCCAAAGCCCTTGTAGCATTCCTTTGTTTTTCCATCAAAAAAAGCGAATACCTTCATAATATCCGCTTTTTTTATTCTTCTATATCGCCATTAGCTTTGTCGGTATTCGAGGATCCGTGTCAAATAGATTTACTTGTTCGCCTAAGCCTATTCCACGACTTTCTAACGTCTGTCCAACTGACATTCTTGCTAAATCCTTCATATTATTATCTAAACTTAAGTGAGCAAGATAAATATGCTTTGTACGATTTCCAATTACTTCACTCATTGCAATCGCCGCATCCTCATTACATACATGCCCGACATCGCTTAAAATACGTCTTTTAATATTCCATGGATATTTTCCCATCCGTAGCATCTGCACATCATGATTGCTTTCAAATACATATGAATCCGCATTGGAAATAATCCCTTTCATTCGATCGCTAACATAGCCGGTATCTGTGATAAGAACGAGCTTTTTCTGTCCTTCATGGAATACATAAAACATTGGCTCTGCAGCATCATGGGATACCCCAAAGGATTCAATTGATAAATTACCGAATGTTTTTACTGTTTCCATATCAAACTGAAATTTCTGCTCTGTCGGAATTTCTCCAATCAAATGATTCATAGCCGTCCACGTTTTTTCATTCGCATAAATAGGCAATTTATATTTTCTTGCGACAATTCCTACCCCTTTAATATGGTCACTATGCTCATGTGTCACTAATATGCCTGTTAAATCACTCATCTTTCGTTCAATGCCTTGAAATAAGCCTTCCATTTGCTTTCCGCTTAATCCAGCATCGACTAAAAAAGAATGTTCTCCTGATTCAACAAAAATGGCATTTCCTGTACTGCCACTTGCGAGAACACTAAAACGCATTTTCTCTCACTCCACTTTCATTTCCTCTGTTTCTGTTTCTGGTTGAATAACTTCCCCGTCCAATGCATTGACATAGAAATCTTCCTCGTTCACAGTTACTTTCCAAGTTGGAGCTAGCAACTGTGCAGACGTATCCAGCTGTGTATAATAGCCTAATTCTACATAACTTACATACGAATCACTTTCGATGAAATTATTTGTAAATAAGTTAAGAATAACCCTTAGAGGCTGTGTAATGGGCTCTTCTTTATCCATTTCTTTAATGTTTTCCAAATACGTCTGGTTATAGGATACAATTTTGTTCTCCTCATTTACATTAAAGGTAAGCTCACCCTTTGGATTACGATACAGTGTCTTTCCTGCATACTGCTGATAGTATTTAATGGTGTTCCCCTTCTTTTCCCAGAAGCGATACTCTGCACCATTAAGTACTTGATTAAACAGAAATTCTGTTAAATCCTCTGGGTTAAACTCCTCCTTAATACTAATTGGCTCAACTAGTACTGCCTGAAGATATATACTGTCTCTAACCGTAATTTCTTGACCACTTAATAGTCCCTTTTCCAGCTCCTTGATCTCATCATCCGTAAATTTCTTCGATTTTGCTGATAAGTATTGATCCTTTTGATTATTGACTGGCAGCTTTTCTTTATCATATTGGATATCTAATCGCGAAAGCGTTTTGGTTGTAGGCTCTGTTGAATACTCATCAGCACGCTGGTATTCCTTGATCTTTATATATTCATAAATTAAATATACATCCAATAACAAGAAGGCAATAATAAATATGGTCTTTATTTTACTCCAGTCCATCTAAGTTGCCTCCTGTTCCTTCCGAATATAAGGTATACCATTTATTATCATATTGGTAAAACCAGGTTGGCTGTAAAGAAACGATGTTCTGAGAATCGACTTTCATATCATATCCAATCACAATATTCTGGAGTTTTTCTGTCTTTAGTTTTTTATTATTTTGTAGATATTGTAAAACCTCTTCTCCAGATGAAACTATTTCTTTTGAAAAATCAAATGGAGTAGTTGTATTAATAATAATTAAATTACTAGTTAACAGACGCTTTGCCTTATTATTTTCCCAATACAATCGAATATCGGATAATTCCGTTTTCAGATTAAATACAGGCATTCCATTTGTATTATATAATCGAAATGTTATCTTTCTATCCTCATCTCGTCCCACATAGAGATAGTCATTAATCCAGCCACCTCGTTGATTAATCAACTCAATACTATTATTAATAATATGCTTTTGATTCATTTCATTAGAAATCCCTGAAGGTTTAAAGAAGCTAACAATATGGGTATCCTTATATATTCGTAATAATCCCGCATCATCTGTATACTCTTCCCAATTCGTTAGAATTTCTTTTTGAGCAATACTAGGATTAGTAAATAGGGCTCTTTTCAAGCGGGGAGACTCAATTTGTCTCGTAAAATATTTGTATTTATTCACTTCCTTCTTCTCATTAGGTAAGTAAATTAAATACTGGTCATTTGGTTTATATGAAAAATAAGTGGAATACACTGTTTTTTCCTTGTAGACATTTTCTTTAAATTGATTAAGTTTCTCTACATAATTCGACCTTATTGATGTTTCATATACTTTTCCTGTTTCTTTAGAAAGAAAATATACACTTCCATCCTTATAAGAAAACAAAATTGTATCAAAATCAAAGGAATTATCTTGATCAATTCTTAAAATATCTTTATAAATACGAAAAGGAACTTGACCAGGAAATCTTATTTCTAGACTATTATTCTGTTCCTCTAAAAAATCAGCTACACTATTAACACTAGAAGTTACATTCTTTAAATCATCATACTCGAACTCTTTAAGCTTATCGATAATCGTGTCTACTTCATTTATTGAAATTGTACCATAATGCTTCCCGTCCATGTGTTGGTAAATTTCGTCTGGTTTTATAACTTCACTTACTTCCTTTCTATCCCCTAATTCCTCTTGGGCTGTGGTAGATCCACTATCAATGGAATCAAATTCTCCACCTTGATCTGTCCATAGGAGATAGTATAGTAACACACTTAATGCAACAAGAAAGACTAATATACCGCTTTTTACACTCTCATATTTCATCCCCAATCATCCTCTTCAGATTGAATATATGGTAGGGTAAAAGATATTTTTGTTCCTTTTCCTTCTTTACTGGATGCCCAAATTCTTCCCCCATGTGCTTCTACCATTTCTTTTGCAATGGCAAGGCCAAGTCCTGTTCCACCTAGCTTACGCGTTCTCGCTTTATCAACACGGTAGAAACGATCAAATATTTTATCAATATTTTCTTTTGGTATACCGACACCATTATCCGATACACTTACAATAATTTGCTGCTCCTGTTCCTTAATAGAAAAAGTGATGTTTCCACCTTCAGGAGAGTACTTCATTGCATTGGAAATAATATTATCTAGTACTTGTGTCAATTTATCTTCATCAATTTCCACAAAGGCTGCTTTCTTTGGCAATTTTCTTATAAAGCTAACATTTTGTTGTTTCGTCAATTCAAAACGATCAATTATTCGATTATAAAAAACGATGAAATCAACAAGCTCTTTATTTAACTGATAATCTCGGCTATCTAATTTGGAAAGCTGTAATAAATCATTCACAAGGCGTATCATTCGCTCTGTTTCATTTTGCGTGACATTAAGGAACTTTGGAGCCAATTCTTCATCTTTCCAAGCTCCATCATATAAGGCTTCTACATAACTGCGCATCGTAGTTAATGGCGTACGCAATTCATGGGAAACATTCGCTACAAACTCTTTTCTTTCCATATCAATTTTTTCCTGTTCCGTAATATCATGCAGTACGGTAATCAAACCATTAACAAACCCGGTCTCTTTTTGGATAACCGAGAAATTAGCCCGTAAAATATATGGATCATAATGCGTGCTATAATCCAAAATAACCGATTCTCTCTCCTCTAATAGCTCATCAAATGTATATTTTCCATTTAAATCAAGGAGATTAATAATTGGCTCAGATAGTACTGTTTCACGTGAAACATCTAGCATCTTTGCAGCTGGCTCGTTAATAAGTATAATTCGCCCTTTTCTGTCTGTAGCAATTACTCCATCTGTCATATAGGCTAATACGGAGGATAGTTTTCTTCTTTCACTCTCTGTTGTGGCCTGTGATTCTTGGAGTTTCTTTGTTAAGTTATTAAAAGTAATCGCCAACTGCCCAATTTCATCAAATCCATACACTTTAACCTTTCTCGAGAAATTCCCCTTTGATAAAGCAAAGGCATGCTTTTGCATATCCGAAATTGGCTTTGTAATGGTTCTTGCTAATAATACTCCTAATATAGCAGTCACAACTAATGTGATAATGGTTCCTTTTTGAAAGATTTGATTAATCTTATCAATTTGTTTATATACATTTTCAATCTTACCCTCTAAATATATGGCTCCGACTATTTCATCCCCATTTGTTTTTATAGGAGTAATCAGCTCATAGATTTTTTCCCCATTTTTCTGCTTGATTGGATTATCTGGCTGTGAAGAATTTGATAGAATTCTCCTAACCGTATTATCAACCATTTTCTGACCAACCAAATGTTGGTTCTCTGGATCAGAAGTTCCGACTATAATGCCATTACTATTTACAACTCTAATTTCCTTAATATCAGAAGAATTATTATCACTTAGAATTCTTTTTATATCTTCCTCTAACGTTAAATCACCATTTTCAACAAATCTTTCCTTTACGAGCTGCTCTTCTAAATAAATAGATAAAATATTTACTTTTTCTTGGATCGAAATTTTAAAACTATCTAATAACGTTGTCTGCAATGTCTTTACAAAATAGACCCCAATAATCTGAATAGAAATGAGAATAAGCAAAACAATAACTAATACAAGCTTCAAATGAATAGAACGAAAAAAACTTACTTTTTTCATTAATAAATTTACTCCTGCTCAGGATTTCTTAAGTAGTAGCCAACGCCTCTTCTTGTCACAATCCAAGTTGGGTGACTAGGGTTATCTTCAATTTTCTCTCTTAATCTTCTTACCGTTACATCCACTGTTCGCACATCGCCATAGTAATCATAGCCCCATACTGTTTGAAGCAAGTGCTCTCTAGTCATAACTTGTCCTATATGTTTTGCTAAATAATAAAGTAATTCGAACTCACGATGAGTCAGTTCAATCATTTCTCCTCTTTTCGAAACGATATAAGCATCTGGGTGAATAATAAGGGAACCAACTTCAATTTCATTCGTTTCTTTCTCCTCCTCTGCAGCAGAAGAAACTTGTTGATGGCGTCTAAGATTTGCTTTTACACGTGCAATTAACTCTCTTGTACTAAAAGGCTTCGTTACATAATCATCTGCACCCAATTCTAAGCCTAATACCTTATCTATTTCCGAATCCTTTGCTGTTAGCATAATTATCGGCATCTCATATTTCTTTCTGACTTCCCTACATACTTCCATGCCATCCCTTTGCGGAAGCATAATATCAAGCAATACTAAATCAGGCTGAATTTCTTCCACTTTTTCTAAAGCCTCATTCCCATCATAGGCACAATATACTTCAAAGCCTTCTTTCTTTAAATTAAATTGCAGAATATCTGCAATTGGTTTTTCATCATCTACAACTAAGATCTTTTTATTCATTCAGATATCTCCTTCTATCAAAGTTTATCTATTGTTATATCCTTACTTTTATTGTTTACTTCTACTGTCTACTTTACCATTTTAAATTTATATAATCACTTTTTTTCTATTATTAGTTTAACCCCGTATTAACCGTTAGCATCATTAGCATCTTTATTTGAAGCTAAATGACTACTATCTATTGTGACTAACCTTTACCACCATTAAAATAACCCCAAATAAAAAAGACAGTGAAGCTTTTCTCTATGAGCCCACTGCATCATTGCTTTCATACAGGATGAAAAAATCCCTCTATCAAGAGAGGGGTACTATTTTCCATTATTGTTGTCATTTCAACTCTTAGTTAACCTCATTTATCGTGTTCAT from Niallia sp. FSL W8-0635 carries:
- the rlmH gene encoding 23S rRNA (pseudouridine(1915)-N(3))-methyltransferase RlmH translates to MNISIVTVGKLKEKYLKLGIEEYTKRLSSYSKIEIIEVPDEKAPEVLSEAEMLQVKKKEGERILAKVSVDAHVIALAIEGKQKSSEELADTIDKLGTYGKSKVTFIIGGSLGLSDEVLKRADEKLSFSKMTFPHQLMRLILVEQVYRAFRINRGEPYHK
- a CDS encoding CxxH/CxxC protein, coding for MIYSCAEHVDIAIDSIVNEYETFPILEQISDEEKLSTTCEYCKNSAIYMVANK
- a CDS encoding S1C family serine protease — translated: MEYDYGTRGDGSKKRSRKGYFFSGFIGAIIGAVLVLLLSPRLTDLAILPSKEENGSIVSNSEGIKTQNVSLNVETDVTKAVDKAADSVVGITNLQSSNFWADETTAEEAGTGSGVIYKKSGGKAYIVTNNHVVQGATELEVTLSNGKKISAELIGADIWTDLAVVEVDSSEITKVAEFGNSDTLKAGEPVIAIGNPLGLTFSGSVTQGIVSGLARTIPVDINEDGTPDWQSEVIQTDAAINPGNSGGALVNIEGQLIGINSMKIAESAVEGIGLAIPINSAIPIIEDLEKHGEVQRPYMGVELQSVSDIPGYYQQEALKLPEDITKGVAIKDVSPNSPAQKAGLKELDVIVELDGKEIVDLIDLRKHLYNEKKIGDSMKVKYYRNGKLETAELTLSEDQM
- a CDS encoding MBL fold metallo-hydrolase, encoding MRFSVLASGSTGNAIFVESGEHSFLVDAGLSGKQMEGLFQGIERKMSDLTGILVTHEHSDHIKGVGIVARKYKLPIYANEKTWTAMNHLIGEIPTEQKFQFDMETVKTFGNLSIESFGVSHDAAEPMFYVFHEGQKKLVLITDTGYVSDRMKGIISNADSYVFESNHDVQMLRMGKYPWNIKRRILSDVGHVCNEDAAIAMSEVIGNRTKHIYLAHLSLDNNMKDLARMSVGQTLESRGIGLGEQVNLFDTDPRIPTKLMAI
- a CDS encoding two-component system regulatory protein YycI, giving the protein MDWSKIKTIFIIAFLLLDVYLIYEYIKIKEYQRADEYSTEPTTKTLSRLDIQYDKEKLPVNNQKDQYLSAKSKKFTDDEIKELEKGLLSGQEITVRDSIYLQAVLVEPISIKEEFNPEDLTEFLFNQVLNGAEYRFWEKKGNTIKYYQQYAGKTLYRNPKGELTFNVNEENKIVSYNQTYLENIKEMDKEEPITQPLRVILNLFTNNFIESDSYVSYVELGYYTQLDTSAQLLAPTWKVTVNEEDFYVNALDGEVIQPETETEEMKVE
- a CDS encoding YycH family regulatory protein, encoding MKYESVKSGILVFLVALSVLLYYLLWTDQGGEFDSIDSGSTTAQEELGDRKEVSEVIKPDEIYQHMDGKHYGTISINEVDTIIDKLKEFEYDDLKNVTSSVNSVADFLEEQNNSLEIRFPGQVPFRIYKDILRIDQDNSFDFDTILFSYKDGSVYFLSKETGKVYETSIRSNYVEKLNQFKENVYKEKTVYSTYFSYKPNDQYLIYLPNEKKEVNKYKYFTRQIESPRLKRALFTNPSIAQKEILTNWEEYTDDAGLLRIYKDTHIVSFFKPSGISNEMNQKHIINNSIELINQRGGWINDYLYVGRDEDRKITFRLYNTNGMPVFNLKTELSDIRLYWENNKAKRLLTSNLIIINTTTPFDFSKEIVSSGEEVLQYLQNNKKLKTEKLQNIVIGYDMKVDSQNIVSLQPTWFYQYDNKWYTLYSEGTGGNLDGLE
- the walK gene encoding cell wall metabolism sensor histidine kinase WalK; this encodes MKKVSFFRSIHLKLVLVIVLLILISIQIIGVYFVKTLQTTLLDSFKISIQEKVNILSIYLEEQLVKERFVENGDLTLEEDIKRILSDNNSSDIKEIRVVNSNGIIVGTSDPENQHLVGQKMVDNTVRRILSNSSQPDNPIKQKNGEKIYELITPIKTNGDEIVGAIYLEGKIENVYKQIDKINQIFQKGTIITLVVTAILGVLLARTITKPISDMQKHAFALSKGNFSRKVKVYGFDEIGQLAITFNNLTKKLQESQATTESERRKLSSVLAYMTDGVIATDRKGRIILINEPAAKMLDVSRETVLSEPIINLLDLNGKYTFDELLEERESVILDYSTHYDPYILRANFSVIQKETGFVNGLITVLHDITEQEKIDMERKEFVANVSHELRTPLTTMRSYVEALYDGAWKDEELAPKFLNVTQNETERMIRLVNDLLQLSKLDSRDYQLNKELVDFIVFYNRIIDRFELTKQQNVSFIRKLPKKAAFVEIDEDKLTQVLDNIISNAMKYSPEGGNITFSIKEQEQQIIVSVSDNGVGIPKENIDKIFDRFYRVDKARTRKLGGTGLGLAIAKEMVEAHGGRIWASSKEGKGTKISFTLPYIQSEEDDWG
- the yycF gene encoding response regulator YycF, which codes for MNKKILVVDDEKPIADILQFNLKKEGFEVYCAYDGNEALEKVEEIQPDLVLLDIMLPQRDGMEVCREVRKKYEMPIIMLTAKDSEIDKVLGLELGADDYVTKPFSTRELIARVKANLRRHQQVSSAAEEEKETNEIEVGSLIIHPDAYIVSKRGEMIELTHREFELLYYLAKHIGQVMTREHLLQTVWGYDYYGDVRTVDVTVRRLREKIEDNPSHPTWIVTRRGVGYYLRNPEQE